A section of the Streptomyces sp. CG1 genome encodes:
- a CDS encoding DUF6059 family protein, with amino-acid sequence MTAVRVLKAIYGTLVASGRMYVWFPLTDLHPERTDIPAHHPERLRPDLPLTDYERALEHELTTEGRVP; translated from the coding sequence ATGACGGCGGTGCGCGTACTGAAGGCGATCTACGGCACGTTGGTCGCGTCGGGCCGCATGTATGTCTGGTTCCCCCTCACAGACCTGCACCCCGAGCGGACCGACATCCCGGCCCACCACCCGGAACGCCTCCGCCCCGACCTCCCCCTGACCGACTACGAACGCGCACTGGAACACGAGCTGACAACGGAGGGCCGGGTGCCCTGA